One Apis cerana isolate GH-2021 linkage group LG16, AcerK_1.0, whole genome shotgun sequence DNA segment encodes these proteins:
- the LOC108000350 gene encoding NADH dehydrogenase [ubiquinone] 1 beta subcomplex subunit 7 isoform X2 produces the protein MGNTLQKAISSDPFPDSEKPTFDPMFGFSRERKQRVVPVSEEDMIAAKIPRDLRDYCAHFYLDYIRCYMEKFPLVTRCVTEIHNYQKCEYDEFEMSMSVIFLEGM, from the exons atgggtAATACATTACAAAAAGCGATAAGTTCAGATCCTTTTCCGGATTCGGAAAAACCAACATTTGATCCGATGTTCGGATTTTCCAGAGAACGTAAACAAAGAG TTGTGCCTGTATCAGAAGAAGATATGATAGCTGCTAAAATTCCACGTGATTTAAGAGATTACTGTgctcatttttatttagattatatacGTTGTTATATGGAAAAATTCCCATTAGTAACTCGTTGTGTAAcagaaatacataattatcaaaaatgtgAATATGATGA ATTCGAGATGAGCATGTCTGTCATCTTTTTGGAAGGGATGTAA
- the LOC108000350 gene encoding NADH dehydrogenase [ubiquinone] 1 beta subcomplex subunit 7 isoform X1, whose product MGNTLQKAISSDPFPDSEKPTFDPMFGFSRERKQRVVPVSEEDMIAAKIPRDLRDYCAHFYLDYIRCYMEKFPLVTRCVTEIHNYQKCEYDDYILRGKEYERERRLLVRERNRQEALKAAA is encoded by the exons atgggtAATACATTACAAAAAGCGATAAGTTCAGATCCTTTTCCGGATTCGGAAAAACCAACATTTGATCCGATGTTCGGATTTTCCAGAGAACGTAAACAAAGAG TTGTGCCTGTATCAGAAGAAGATATGATAGCTGCTAAAATTCCACGTGATTTAAGAGATTACTGTgctcatttttatttagattatatacGTTGTTATATGGAAAAATTCCCATTAGTAACTCGTTGTGTAAcagaaatacataattatcaaaaatgtgAATATGATGA TTATATTTTAAGGGGGAAAGAATATGAAAGAGAGCGTAGACTTCTTGTTAGAGAACGCAATAGGCAAGAAGCTTTGAAAGCAGCAgcttag
- the LOC108000349 gene encoding probable U2 small nuclear ribonucleoprotein A' yields the protein MVKLTPDLIQQSMQYINPVKDRELDLRGYKIPTIENLGATLDQFDTIDFSDNDIRKLDGFPLLKRIKTLFFNNNRIVRIGEGLEHCIPNLETLMLTGNMIQELGDLEPLTQLKNLTNLCLLQNPVSAKPQYRQYVVYRFPQLRLLDFRKIKMKEREAAVAYFRSKRGKEMVREIAKKVKTQNSGTSIDKPLTTPEERNKIREAITNASSLEEVQRLSKLLQAGHMPSEDRLQNGNTMPEAMEEEDD from the exons atggttAAATTAACGCCAGATTTAATTCAACAATCTATGCAATATATTAATCCTGTAAAAGATCGGGAATTAGATCTCAGAG GATATAAAATACCTACAATTGAAAACTTGGGCGCAACTTTG gaTCAATTTGACACTATTGATTTTTCTGATaatgatataagaaaattagatggatttcctttattaaaaaggatcaaaactcttttttttaataataatcgtattgTCAGAATTGGAGAAGGATTAGAACACTGTATTCCAAATTTGGAAACTCTTATGTTAACTGGAAACATGATTCAAGAACTTGGTGATTTAGAACCACTcacacaattaaaaaatttaactaatttatgTTTGTTACAAAATCCAGTTTCTGCAAAGCCTCAATATAGACAATATGTTGTATATAGATTTCCACAATTGAGACTTTTAGATTTCCGAAAAATCAAGATGAAAGAACGTGAAGCTGCAGTTGCATATTTTAGAagtaaaagaggaaaagaaatggTTCGTGAAATAgcaaagaaagtaaaaacaCAAAATTCTGGTACATCTATAGACAAACCACTAACAACTCCAgaagaacgaaataaaattagagaaGCTATTACAAATGCTTCTTCTCTTGAAGAAGTGCAGCGTCTTAGCAAATTACTTCAAGCAGGACATATGCCTAGTGAAGATAGATTACAAAATg GAAATACAATGCCTGAAGCAATGGAAGAAGAGgatgattga